The stretch of DNA CCCGAAGGTTTGTCTGCGGACtcggaagaggacgagaggctTCCGAGCGGGCGCACAAGCCTGCGGTCCGTTGGCTTAGACAACCGCCGCGATTTCTTCTCGCAGAGTCCGACGCTGGCTGCGTTCGCCGCACCTGGCTCTCCAGTTTCCCTGTTCCGCCGCACCTCTTTCTCCTATGTCTCCGTCCCGTCTGTCTTCGTTGCGCTTTGCCtcggtctcctcgtcgcttgcctctctgtcccaTGTGCTGGCCAGATTGTCACGTACACCAACCAGTCTGCGCCGGAGCCCCTCCACATCGCTGCGGAAAAgggcgcgttttttctctacggcaaaaacacaaaaTTCTACTTCCCCTTCAtcagcctcttcctctcctcgtcttccgacTCTCCGCCCGCGCCGACGGTCACGTTCAAGAACGTGCGGTTAACCGCTGAGTCGTCCGCCACGGTTCAGAAGGCCCTGGAGGAGGGACCAACCGagtcctcggcctcgcccgctTTCTCGGCGCgctcgcccgcctctctggaACTCGCCCTCCTGCCGTACGCCTACGTCCGCACGCTGTTCACCTCTCCGACTGCCGCTCCCTTTTGCTGCTCTGCGCAGGCACCCTCTGGCGAGGGCGAGcacccttccttctccatccCAACCTCCTTCTCCCCAACGAATGAGTGCCCGTACCCTGGAGCGCTCAAGCGGCCCATCACTGGCGATGCAattccgcttctctcctcttctcttggGGCCGAGGGAGGCTCGACGCGAGAGCCGACTTCTCCTCGGGTGCCCGTTGCTGTCCGAGACGCGGCTGTCGCTGGCCAGTATGTCTGTCCCCTCACCTTGCGCGACGAGGGCGCCGAGaccggcgagagacgcatcCAGATGGAGATTGAAGAAAGCGACATCtacttcctcgtcgcctccaaCTGCGGCAACTTTAAGGGCCTCACATTTGAAGGCGAGGTGGCGGTCCGGAACGCGTACGGCTATCTGCCGGGGTACGAGTACCCCAAGATTCCCTTCTACTTCCTCTTCATGCTCGTCTACCTTgtcgtctgcttcgtctggGGGTGTCTGATGTACAGACAACGCGCCAACTTGATCACGTTCCACAAATTCATGCTCGTCGTCGCAGTGCTCGGCTTCCTGGAAAGCCTGGCGCTCTTCGTCTACCTGTACGACTACAATATGAGGGGTGACCGAAACAAAGTGCTGCTCGTCGTCTCCATCCTCGTCTCAGTCGTGAAAAGCATCTTTTCCTACATGCTCGTGCTCCTCGGAGCAATAGGCTGGTCCATCACCGTCCCCGTCCTGGAAAAAAAGACTGTCGTCCGCATGCAAATCATCGTTGTCCTCTACATTATTCTCGACACGGTCAGGTGAGACCCTTGGTTGCCGCGCAGCAGATCGCGGGGCCGCAACGCGCAGAAGCGATCGAAGCGATTCCACAGAGAAAGTCGACTGTCAGCCAGAAGTTAGCACCAGAAAATAAAAGGTGCAAGGACACAATTGTACGGTCTTGGGGGCCCGTTCACGCATCGTACAAGGCGATTTGCCAGTGCGTAGGGGATGCAGataaacacacacacgatGGGTTTCCGTCCGTAGATTCCCGAGTTTGTTTCGGGATCGCTCTGTGTGGGTATCTGTCACGTGCAGACAAGTCAGCGACGAATTCAGCAACTCTCACTCCCtgcctcttgttctcctcttAACTTGCCTCATTCCCATCTCGACCCTCAACGGAGTTCTCTTCTACTGGATTATCTCGTCCATCAACAACAACATTGAAGTAAGTATTGGCTCCGGCAAAAAGTGTGTAGAAATACACTTGCCACTCGtatgcacatacatgtaCGCCTCTGTGGCCGTCCGAGACGGGAAGGGGGTGCTCCCAGACGAGCCAGCAGACTGGCAAATGGGCCGCCACGAGGTCCCCGGAGAGTTGAGTAGATCGATGAAAAGTAGCAAGGGTTGTATGCCTCGAGTGGATCTCTTCTTTGACGGGACCACCGATCGTCCAGGGGGAACTGAAATCGACTGCAGGGGTCGGCTGTACGAGAGGTGGGCACTTTCCTTTTTAGTACCCTTTACCGTTTTCCTGTCGTGAGACTTTGCATGCCGAGTGCCAGCCGAGACACCGTGCTCGGGAGCGACGCCTGTGAAAGGGTGGACGGCAcgtttgttttcttctgaGACGAGCGCCTGGACTGGAAGGTTTCAGGCATTCTGTGTGTAGCGACGCCTGGCCCGCTGGGTGTAGATGtgccgagagacgcggatgCGTGGTTGAAGAGCGACTGTGCGATATGCAGGCGCTGTACGGATTTTGCATGTCTCTTCAGATGCTGCAACAACAGAAACAGCACGAGAAGCTGCTCATCTACAGGCGTCTATACGCGGTCCTCCTTCTAGCAATTGTCTTGGCTATCATCGATCTTCTCTGCCAGATCTACGTAGCTTCTTGGGTAAGAGAACCGGGAGCCTCTTACTGGCTATCGTGCCGACCGATTATTCTCACCTAGGGGCGGACGAGGCTTCTCTTTTGTAGAGGAACCGGATGTGTACATCTTGCAATACATATTTTTGTATGCTTTGTATTAAGTGGATGTAAGGACGCGAGTTCCTGCATGCTGCAGTATGTTTCCGCCGTATGTCGGCGCTGGGGCGTGCGCAGTTGCATTTCCTTCAGAAGGCGTCTTCGAGATGAGGAGCGTACAGGTTGGTCCCTTTGTGTTTTTCAAGCGACTTGTTCGACGGCCCCCATCTCTCTGCTGAGTTTTCGGGAGTTTTCTCCGTCTGAGGGGcatcgtgtgtgtgtgtgtgtgtgtttggcGCTCAGGATGCGTCGGACCGATGGAGAGACCAGTGGTGGTTGAGCGACGCCATTCCccactttctcttccttctcgtcctcgccgcaaTGATGGCCATATGGAGGCCTAGCCAGCAATCCAGACGGTGAGCACGAACCCTCCGCTTTTTtagcgccgctctcttcaaGCGCGATCGCGTTTCTACAGATCAAGCCGTGTCACATTTGTGCGTAGAGGTGCGTGTATACAGCTACAGTTGTGTTCTGTGTACGTGTGTATTTGTTCATACGGATAGAAGGCGACTGGGGTATACTGTATGTGTGCTGCGTACGAAGGGAGTCGGCATTAAAGGAGATGTCTATAGTACATGCCGGTGGATGTGGATTCGCCTTCGTAGACAAGGTTTTTAGATCAGTGAAGAGAAGTAACCCTGGACATGCACCGTTTTGATCTGCAGCTTCCGACAAAGGTGTCTCTTCGGTTTGTGCGTTCCCCTCAGGCTGGCTTACTTCACAGAGTTGGGCGATGTGGACGATCTCGAAAATCATCCCGCTCACACAAAGAATGTAAGGTTATAtgttttcgctttttccgaAATGGAGAGCGTGAGATACAGAACCTTTCACCTTCGACGCGACCGTTTCCCCCTACTGGCGTGAATCTCGGACTCAGTCCGAGAGAGACCAGTGCCTTGATGTGGAAGTACACTGGAAAACACAGTCGCTGATGAGGAGCTCGCGAGGGCAAGCAGCCTCTTTTGAAGATGTCGACTGAGAATACTTCCTTCTCGGGACGGCTTGTGAAAAAGCGTCTCAAAGGGATTCGTGGaacgtatgcatgcacgtgcctGTGCGTGACCATAGCTAGTGTGCGTAatgtatctgcatgcatatgcatgcgtaccATGTATGGGGTGGAGTAGATAGTTTACGCATATACAGGTAGGTATGATAGGTAGTATCTCATACAGATACAGAATGGCGTGTATAAACGTACACTTCCAGGCGTAGGTGGGGTTCAGCTGGGTTGTGGGTTTCAGCTGGTTGACTGTGTTTGGCTTTATGTTGTTCAGGCGGCGGACTTGCATGTCTGGGGCGAGGAGCTCGACTTTCATGACCACGTAGGCCCTTCACGTGCTCGTGTGGAAAATGGAAGGAAACTGCCTCGTATTTTTTTCTGAGAGGCCTGGCTCAGGAACACACAGAAGCCTTTGCCTAAACCGTTGTATCCATTCAGCGTACAAAAGAATCTGTCTGCTAGATAAAAGGACACAGGACAACTGTGCCGTCACCCTACGTCTACACAAATCCATACATATCTAGACGTGTTTTTTATGTATGTGTAATTCCGAAAGTACTGACGTGTAAAGAATCGGATTTTTCGCGTACTGGATTGTCTTTTCATCTATGTCCTCATGGCATATGCAGTTCTCGGAGGAAGAGCTGGAAGCAGGAATTCCGAACTTCAAACTGCACTCTGTTGGGTCAATGAGTGACGATGGGAATTTGTCTGACGAGGATCTgcaaggagacgaggaaggcttCCACACCAGCACACAGCTGACCCCAACGTCCTCTCAACGCCTCCCGACGCCGACTCACTCCGCCGGGGAGGGGAATAAGCCGCAGCCTCAGGTTGTCGGAAGGGAAACGCTGGATGACGAGGTGGAAATGACGACGCAAGATGGCGCGTCGACAAACGGCCGTAGATTAGAGCATGGACAGGTACGCTTTTGACTGAGCGGCGGTTctgaaggaaagacagaacagccggaaacgaagaaggaagaacgcaTGGAGAAATAGCCACCGAGAGAGGCCGTAGCGCTTCAGGATCGTAAGCAGGCAATTGGCAGGGCGCAGTCAGCTCTTCGAACATCGCAGCCGTCATTTTGTGTACACGTGAAGGTTGCTTTGTCGAGGACGAGCGACAAACCTACAGTTGCGTGTCTGCTTCTGTGGTTTGTATGCGTGGATCGCAACGGTGGACAGTCACATCATCAGCATGCTCGCGGATAGTTAGGGGGACGAGAGCGTCGCCGAGACTGAATCCGAAATCTGCTGCAACGCGGTCGGTTAGCCCGTTAATTCGCTTGCTTACTGTGCGAGTCTGCGCGGGTGTCTTTCGTcgcgcgccttttctccggTGTCGGTTGCGTTCAATTCGCTGGTTGTGTCATTATGACAAGTTATCTTCACCATGTCATGCCAAACATGCCGATACAGGACGCGTTGAACCCATTGACGCACAGATGATCGCgggttccttttcccttgtTCGGTGGCTGTCGACGTCAAACAGTCtcacttttttctgcggAGGCGCTCGAGCTGGTCGGCGCCCATGCGGTCGCCTGAGTAAGCGTTCCGCTGTTCCGCTTGACCCAAATTGCACACAGTGAATGACTGTAGCAACAACCTGCGTTCTTTcggcgtcttttcttctgcaggTAGGGTTGTGAGCACGCGCTACTTCCAGGTGCCTTCCTCGCTAGAAAGAACGGTGACAACCGGCGTGCAAGTGTGTggcagggagacagggagcaACGGAGGACTTGAGCTGTTCGGATTTTGctctgcctttctgtctGTTCTTGTCAACCCGGCGTGAACACTGACCGTAGTACCGGCTCAGAAGCGAGCTGAGTTAGATTGAGTAAGGGACGAGAGTAGAGGGGAGAGCCAACGATCGATTCGGTTTTGAGTTCCTGTGCCTCATCCGGACTAGAGTGTGTCAACAGAAAGTGAGGGCCGCTCAACAATGAAAAGTGCCAAAGAGGCAGCGAACGACTTATGCCACCAGGATGAGAGGAACGGCCGTCATGGAAAGCTTGTTTACCGTTTGGCAGCATTTGTGCGTGAGGACGAAAGGAGCTGAGCCATGAGGCAATGGCCCTTTTgtggaaggaaaacggaCTGAGTGGGATTTTTCGTGCGCGGGGACCCTCTCGTTGAAGTGTCACCCTCGTGACATGCGCAAAAAAACGTGGTCCGGGCGTTCTCCCTTGTTTTCTGGCCATTGTTCCCAAGGAAACAACCAAACGCGTGTTTCGCGTTTTGTAGTGCCCACTTTCACTTTCTCGGTGAGACCAGTTTTTGGTCCTTCCCTGTATGTGTCTGCTCCTCAGACCGCTGGGATGAAACGCTAGGTTGGAAACACCATGAGAAGTCTGATGCGCATTGAACGCGATCAGACAGTGgtagaagagaaggcggttAATGTTCCTATTGGAGTCTGTAGAAGCCTCAGTCTAGTTCTTTATTTGGGGGAAATGTATGGAGTCACGTTGATAAACGGATGGCTACGCAGACTAGGCAGGATTACTGTTGCTCACggggacagaagggaaacgccttCATCCACAAAGCCGTCTTAGTCGTCTAAGTGCACAAAAAAATAACGGACACCCTTAGTCAAACAGGCGGATGAATGGGAAGGTAAGTTAGTTTAGCAGCCTTCGAACGCTCTCCCGTACCTAGGTTGAGGTGTCCTGGAAAAGGAATGGCAAACACGCCGGCACGATCCTGATCTGGGTTTCAAGCGCGAGTCTCAGGTGTACAGAGGtcctccctgtcttcctACAGAGACCGCAAGATTCCGGCCTTCAGATATCTTGTGTTTCGTCACAGATCCATGTAGTTACGGAGTGATTCACGGGTGGTGGTGTGCCCGTGCATACGGCCCCACCTCCGCGAGAACATTCCAGAGGCGTAGTTTCGCGTGAGTTCAGGCAACTGCGAGCACGATGAAGGCTATGTGACCGTGTGTAGACGGCGTCAAGGGAGACTTGCCAGTCTGGAGGCAGACAGCGTGATGGCTCACAATTTTCGTATTTTGCGCCGTGAGCTGTATTTCGTGCTATGGACGGGGTATTTTCACGGGCAAAATTTTCTGG from Neospora caninum Liverpool complete genome, chromosome XI encodes:
- a CDS encoding YHL017Wp-like protein, related — its product is MRRPGAPEGLSADSEEDERLPSGRTSLRSVGLDNRRDFFSQSPTLAAFAAPGSPVSLFRRTSFSYVSVPSVFVALCLGLLVACLSVPCAGQIVTYTNQSAPEPLHIAAEKGAFFLYGKNTKFYFPFISLFLSSSSDSPPAPTVTFKNVRLTAESSATVQKALEEGPTESSASPAFSARSPASLELALLPYAYVRTLFTSPTAAPFCCSAQAPSGEGEHPSFSIPTSFSPTNECPYPGALKRPITGDAIPLLSSSLGAEGGSTREPTSPRVPVAVRDAAVAGQYVCPLTLRDEGAETGERRIQMEIEESDIYFLVASNCGNFKGLTFEGEVAVRNAYGYLPGYEYPKIPFYFLFMLVYLVVCFVWGCLMYRQRANLITFHKFMLVVAVLGFLESLALFVYLYDYNMRGDRNKVLLVVSILVSVVKSIFSYMLVLLGAIGWSITVPVLEKKTVVRMQIIVVLYIILDTVRQVSDEFSNSHSLPLVLLLTCLIPISTLNGVLFYWIISSINNNIEMLQQQKQHEKLLIYRRLYAVLLLAIVLAIIDLLCQIYVASWDASDRWRDQWWLSDAIPHFLFLLVLAAMMAIWRPSQQSRRLAYFTELGDVDDLENHPAHTKNAADLHVWGEELDFHDHFSEEELEAGIPNFKLHSVGSMSDDGNLSDEDLQGDEEGFHTSTQLTPTSSQRLPTPTHSAGEGNKPQPQVVGRETLDDEVEMTTQDGASTNGRRLEHGQVGL